A genomic segment from Streptomyces antibioticus encodes:
- a CDS encoding ROK family protein encodes MSGKADPRPAGEGTTSRARLDRGRGALGPALELVHTGRAPTRAVLTAELGVTRATAGAVAAELEALGLIRVDARPGAAAGSQGRPSHRLEVAEDGPVALAAQVHSDGFRAALVGLGGRIVATTPSCEAVDADPAKVLGAAVEAGAELLRRTGRRCVGAGLAVPSAVAEPEGLALNPLHLDWPVGAPVREIFAACVRDAGITGPAFAGNDVNLAALAEHRHGAGRGARDLLCVATGHRGVGGALVLDGRLHTGSSGLALEVGHLTVNPEGRPCHCGSRGCLDVEADPLALLTTAGRDPGPEGSLLQQANDLIRDEYGDPVVRTAAEALIDRLGLGLAGLVNILNPDRIILGGLHRTLLDADPDRLRAVVADRSLWGRSGGVPILACSLDHNSLAGAAELAWQPVLDDPLAALAEV; translated from the coding sequence ATGAGCGGTAAGGCGGACCCCCGGCCGGCGGGGGAAGGGACCACCTCGAGGGCACGGTTGGACCGGGGGCGCGGTGCGCTCGGACCCGCGCTGGAGCTGGTGCACACCGGACGGGCGCCCACCCGCGCGGTGCTCACCGCCGAACTCGGCGTCACCCGCGCGACGGCCGGCGCGGTCGCCGCCGAACTGGAGGCGCTCGGCCTGATCCGGGTCGACGCCCGGCCCGGCGCCGCCGCCGGCTCCCAGGGCCGCCCCTCGCACCGGCTGGAGGTCGCCGAGGACGGTCCGGTCGCCCTGGCCGCCCAGGTGCACTCCGACGGGTTCCGGGCCGCGCTGGTCGGCCTCGGCGGGCGGATCGTCGCCACCACCCCGAGCTGCGAGGCCGTCGACGCCGACCCGGCGAAGGTGCTGGGCGCCGCCGTCGAGGCGGGCGCCGAGCTGCTGCGCCGCACCGGGCGCCGGTGCGTGGGCGCCGGGCTCGCCGTACCGTCCGCCGTCGCCGAACCCGAGGGCCTCGCCCTCAACCCCCTCCACCTCGACTGGCCGGTGGGCGCGCCGGTGCGGGAGATCTTCGCCGCGTGCGTCCGGGACGCCGGGATCACCGGGCCCGCGTTCGCGGGCAACGACGTCAACCTCGCCGCCCTCGCCGAACACCGGCACGGCGCCGGACGCGGCGCCCGCGACCTGCTGTGCGTGGCCACGGGACACCGGGGCGTCGGCGGCGCGCTCGTCCTCGACGGCCGTCTGCACACCGGCAGTTCGGGCCTCGCCCTGGAGGTCGGCCACCTCACCGTCAACCCCGAGGGCCGCCCCTGCCACTGCGGCAGCCGGGGCTGCCTCGACGTCGAGGCCGACCCGCTCGCCCTCCTCACCACCGCCGGACGCGACCCCGGCCCCGAGGGCTCCCTGCTCCAGCAGGCCAACGACCTGATCCGCGACGAGTACGGCGACCCCGTCGTCCGCACGGCCGCCGAGGCCCTCATCGACCGGCTCGGGCTCGGTCTGGCGGGGCTGGTGAACATCCTCAACCCCGACCGGATCATCCTCGGCGGACTGCACCGCACCCTCCTGGACGCCGACCCCGACCGGCTGCGCGCCGTCGTCGCCGACCGCAGCCTGTGGGGCCGTAGCGGCGGAGTCCCCATCCTCGCCTGCTCCCTCGACCACAACAGCCTCGCCGGGGCGGCCGAGTTGGCCTGGCAGCCGGTGCTCGACGACCCGCTGGCGGCGCTCGCCGAGGTCTGA
- a CDS encoding methyltransferase — translation MTTPWGEVALTRHPVDPRDRLRAWDASDAYLLRHLAEQDVPQTGAVVVLGDRWGALVTALAAHGPDRSAGSSLTQITDSWLGQEATRANLARAGVEPGAVRLLTTQDPVPERIDVLLVRVPKSLALLEDQLLRLAPAVHAGTVVVGTGMVKEIHTSTLRLFERILGPTRTSLAEQKARLILCTPDPSLPRPQTPWPYVYDLPADLGGLAGRPVVNNAGVFCADRLDIGTRFFLRHLPPPGGARRVVDLGCGNGIVGTAVALAAPEAEVLFTDESFQAVASAEATYRINEAPGHAEFRVGDGLEGVPDDSADLVLNNPPFHSHQATTDATAWRMFTGARRVLRPGGELWVVGNRHLGYHVKLKRLFGNCEVVAGDPKFVVLRSVRKG, via the coding sequence ATGACGACGCCATGGGGCGAGGTCGCGCTGACCCGCCATCCCGTGGATCCGCGCGACCGGCTGCGTGCCTGGGACGCCTCCGACGCCTATCTGCTCCGGCACCTCGCGGAGCAGGACGTTCCGCAGACCGGCGCGGTCGTGGTGCTCGGGGACCGGTGGGGGGCGCTGGTGACGGCGCTCGCGGCGCACGGGCCGGACCGGAGTGCCGGCTCCTCGCTGACGCAGATCACCGACTCCTGGCTGGGGCAGGAGGCGACCCGGGCGAACCTGGCGCGGGCCGGCGTGGAGCCCGGTGCCGTCCGGCTGCTGACCACCCAGGACCCGGTGCCCGAGCGCATCGACGTGCTGCTGGTGCGGGTGCCGAAGAGCCTCGCCCTGCTGGAGGACCAGTTGCTGCGGCTGGCACCCGCCGTGCACGCGGGGACGGTCGTGGTCGGCACCGGCATGGTGAAGGAGATCCACACCTCGACGCTGCGGCTGTTCGAGCGGATCCTGGGCCCGACCCGGACCTCCCTCGCCGAGCAGAAGGCCCGGCTGATCCTCTGCACGCCCGATCCGTCGCTGCCCCGCCCGCAGACCCCGTGGCCGTACGTCTACGACCTGCCGGCCGATCTCGGCGGGCTCGCCGGCCGTCCGGTGGTGAACAACGCCGGGGTGTTCTGCGCGGACCGGCTCGACATCGGCACCCGGTTCTTCCTCCGGCATCTGCCGCCGCCCGGCGGTGCCCGGCGGGTGGTCGATCTGGGCTGCGGCAACGGGATCGTCGGTACGGCGGTGGCGCTGGCCGCCCCGGAGGCCGAGGTGCTCTTCACCGACGAGTCGTTCCAGGCGGTGGCCTCGGCGGAGGCGACCTACCGGATCAACGAGGCACCGGGGCATGCCGAGTTCAGGGTCGGGGACGGTCTGGAGGGGGTGCCGGACGACAGTGCGGACCTCGTGCTGAACAACCCGCCGTTCCACTCCCACCAGGCGACGACCGACGCGACGGCGTGGCGGATGTTCACGGGGGCGCGGCGGGTGCTGCGGCCGGGCGGCGAGCTGTGGGTCGTGGGGAACCGGCATCTCGGCTACCACGTGAAGCTGAAGCGGCTGTTCGGGAACTGCGAAGTGGTCGCCGGGGACCCGAAGTTCGTGGTGCTGAGGTCCGTCAGGAAGGGCTGA
- a CDS encoding class II fructose-bisphosphate aldolase: MPLTTTGELVTRARAARTAVAAFNIITLEHVEAVVTGAEAARVPVVLQVSENAVKFRGGRLLPLARAAAAAAEHSAVPVALHLDHVQDDALLHQAADAGFSSVMYDASRLPYDENLAATRAAVDRAHAQGLWIEAELGEIGGKGAHAPGARTDPAEAWAFVADSGVDALAVAVGSVHAMTTRTATLDHALLGRLAAALDIPLVLHGSSGVPDDELTAAVTGGITKVNIGTALNQAMTAAIRDHLTAHPEAVDSRTYLSAAREAMARTVERLARLLSPS; this comes from the coding sequence GTGCCCCTCACCACCACCGGCGAACTGGTCACCCGCGCCCGCGCGGCCCGGACCGCCGTCGCCGCCTTCAACATCATCACGCTGGAGCACGTCGAGGCCGTCGTCACCGGCGCCGAGGCCGCCCGGGTGCCCGTCGTCCTCCAAGTCAGCGAGAACGCCGTCAAGTTCCGCGGCGGACGCCTGCTGCCGCTGGCCCGCGCCGCGGCCGCCGCCGCCGAACATTCCGCCGTACCGGTCGCGTTGCACCTCGACCACGTCCAGGACGACGCGCTATTGCACCAGGCCGCCGACGCCGGGTTCAGCTCCGTGATGTACGACGCCTCCCGGCTGCCGTACGACGAGAACCTCGCCGCGACCCGCGCCGCCGTCGACCGGGCACATGCCCAAGGGCTCTGGATCGAGGCCGAGTTGGGAGAGATCGGCGGCAAGGGCGCGCACGCGCCCGGCGCCCGCACCGACCCCGCCGAGGCGTGGGCGTTCGTCGCGGACTCGGGCGTCGACGCGCTGGCCGTGGCCGTCGGCAGCGTCCACGCCATGACCACCCGTACGGCCACCCTCGATCACGCCCTGCTCGGACGCCTCGCCGCCGCCCTCGACATACCGCTCGTCCTGCACGGCTCCTCAGGCGTCCCGGACGACGAGCTGACCGCCGCCGTCACCGGCGGCATCACCAAGGTCAACATCGGCACCGCCCTCAACCAGGCCATGACCGCCGCGATCCGGGACCATCTCACCGCCCACCCCGAGGCCGTCGACTCCCGCACCTATCTGAGCGCGGCCCGCGAGGCGATGGCCCGGACCGTGGAACGCCTCGCCCGGCTGCTCAGCCCTTCCTGA
- a CDS encoding SIS domain-containing protein, translating into MTYVEDELTGQPECWTRAAAEAGRYGAELPAPGERVAVVGCGTSYFMAQAFAALREDAGHGETDAFPASAFPHGRAYDRVVALTRSGTTTEVLDLLARLRGHTPTTALTADPDTPVMAVADHVVVLAYADERSVVQTRFATTALTLLRAHLGLHTCSVVTDARTALAEPLPQGLLDSTQFTFLGHGWTVGLANEAALKMREAALAWTESYPAMEYRHGPVSISTTGTATWMFGRAPEGLAEQVRATGALWIPAALDPLAELVRAQRLAVSLAAARGLDPDRPRHLTRSVIL; encoded by the coding sequence ATGACGTACGTCGAGGACGAACTGACCGGCCAGCCCGAGTGCTGGACCCGCGCCGCCGCCGAAGCGGGCCGGTACGGCGCGGAGTTGCCGGCGCCGGGGGAGCGGGTCGCCGTCGTCGGCTGCGGCACCTCCTACTTCATGGCCCAGGCGTTCGCCGCCCTGCGCGAGGACGCGGGCCACGGCGAGACCGACGCCTTCCCCGCCTCCGCCTTCCCCCACGGGCGCGCCTACGACCGGGTCGTCGCCCTCACCCGCTCGGGCACCACCACCGAGGTGCTCGACCTGCTCGCCCGGTTGCGCGGACACACCCCGACGACCGCGCTCACCGCCGACCCGGACACCCCGGTCATGGCGGTCGCCGACCACGTCGTGGTGCTCGCCTACGCCGACGAACGCTCCGTCGTGCAGACCCGGTTCGCGACCACCGCGCTCACCTTGCTCCGCGCCCACCTCGGGCTGCACACCTGCTCGGTGGTCACCGACGCCCGCACCGCGCTCGCCGAGCCGCTGCCCCAAGGGCTCCTGGACAGCACGCAGTTCACCTTCCTCGGGCACGGCTGGACGGTCGGTCTCGCCAACGAGGCGGCGCTGAAGATGCGCGAAGCCGCCCTGGCCTGGACCGAGTCGTACCCCGCGATGGAGTACCGGCACGGTCCCGTCAGCATCAGCACCACCGGCACCGCCACCTGGATGTTCGGCCGGGCGCCCGAAGGTCTGGCCGAACAGGTGCGGGCCACCGGCGCGTTGTGGATCCCCGCCGCGCTGGACCCGCTCGCCGAACTGGTCCGCGCCCAGCGGCTGGCCGTGTCGCTGGCCGCCGCCCGCGGTCTCGACCCGGACCGGCCCCGCCATCTCACCCGCTCGGTGATCCTCTGA
- a CDS encoding MFS transporter → MPHAPARPAPPVAAPAFAGITLTFAGIVVSLTQTLVVPVVPELPGLLGTSASGAAWAVTVTLVAAAVATPLLGRLGALYGRRRTLLAALALLIAGSVTAALGDTLAPLLVGRALQGLAFGVVPLGIGILRDQLPDERRDLAFAFMSASLGAGGALGLAVGALGTDRFDPHALFWTSAALGAVAAVLVLVAVPESTSRNGGRFDLAGALGLTTGSGCLLLGISQGADRSWTDPVPLGLLAVALVVLPLWGLLELRVREPLVDLRAGARRPVLLTSLASLAGGFSLFAMVSVGRSPAVAGPAMGLAVMAAAASSVPLSKAKGPKATLMVGAVIVAAGHGLGAGVVAMDAVWEVVLVSCAVGAGIGLAFGAIPALITGSVAPARTSAAHGLDLSMRFVGGVAASAVAGVVLDRTVLMGAGAGAALLAFVLAAFLPGRRTAAAASAAPVREPDIGAAVAVPLARAVAELIAAVPGLAPGGPADGCLARGRVLAAEQVPVGGAAVTLLSPGGRQVARTNAGADGTYAVPVPGEGTYVLIVSADGHQPQAVTVVVGAEPVTYDVLLSGITGLAGVVRSSNGGPVDGATVVVTDVRGDVQVTVRTDGAGEFSFAELVPGPVTLVVSSPKHRPLALPVEIGATGITRVDLELRPGVQVRGTVRGAGVPLGEARVTLTDAVGNVVATATTGPDGTYAFADLDEGRYTVVATGYPPRATVLDLGGRGAGAGTGGAVDAPDIDLAHDTE, encoded by the coding sequence ATGCCCCATGCCCCAGCGCGGCCCGCTCCGCCCGTCGCCGCGCCGGCCTTCGCAGGGATCACGCTGACCTTCGCCGGGATCGTGGTCTCGCTCACCCAGACCCTGGTCGTCCCGGTCGTCCCCGAACTGCCGGGACTGCTGGGCACCTCCGCCTCGGGCGCTGCCTGGGCGGTCACCGTCACCCTGGTCGCCGCCGCCGTCGCCACCCCGCTCCTGGGCCGACTCGGCGCCCTGTACGGCAGGCGCCGCACGCTGCTCGCCGCCCTCGCCCTGCTGATCGCCGGATCGGTCACCGCCGCGCTCGGCGACACTCTCGCCCCGCTCCTTGTCGGACGGGCCCTCCAGGGCCTCGCGTTCGGCGTGGTCCCGCTCGGTATCGGCATCCTGCGTGACCAACTCCCCGACGAGCGAAGGGACTTGGCGTTCGCGTTCATGAGCGCCTCCCTCGGGGCGGGCGGTGCGCTCGGGCTGGCCGTCGGCGCGCTCGGCACGGACCGCTTCGATCCGCACGCCCTGTTCTGGACGTCCGCCGCGCTCGGTGCCGTCGCCGCGGTGCTCGTCCTGGTGGCCGTACCGGAGTCGACCTCGCGCAACGGCGGCCGTTTCGACCTCGCCGGGGCGCTGGGTCTGACGACCGGCTCGGGCTGTCTGCTGCTGGGCATCTCCCAGGGTGCCGACCGGAGTTGGACCGACCCCGTCCCGCTCGGGCTGCTCGCCGTCGCGCTGGTCGTCCTGCCGCTGTGGGGACTCCTCGAACTCCGGGTCCGGGAACCGCTGGTGGATCTGCGCGCCGGTGCCCGTCGGCCGGTGCTGCTGACCAGCCTCGCTTCTCTGGCCGGCGGGTTCTCTCTGTTCGCGATGGTGTCGGTCGGCCGGTCCCCCGCGGTGGCCGGGCCGGCGATGGGCCTGGCCGTGATGGCGGCGGCCGCGTCGTCCGTCCCGCTGTCCAAGGCGAAGGGGCCCAAGGCGACGCTGATGGTCGGTGCCGTGATCGTGGCCGCCGGACACGGGCTCGGGGCGGGGGTCGTCGCGATGGACGCCGTGTGGGAAGTGGTGCTGGTGTCCTGTGCCGTCGGCGCCGGCATCGGCCTTGCCTTCGGTGCGATACCCGCGCTGATCACGGGTTCGGTGGCTCCTGCCAGGACGTCCGCCGCGCACGGCCTCGACCTCTCCATGCGGTTCGTCGGTGGGGTGGCGGCGAGCGCGGTCGCCGGGGTGGTCCTGGACCGGACGGTGCTCATGGGGGCGGGAGCCGGTGCGGCGCTGCTCGCGTTCGTCCTCGCGGCGTTCCTCCCGGGACGGCGCACTGCCGCCGCCGCTTCCGCCGCCCCCGTGAGGGAGCCGGACATCGGGGCCGCCGTGGCCGTACCCCTCGCCCGCGCCGTGGCCGAACTCATCGCGGCCGTACCGGGGTTGGCCCCCGGCGGACCTGCCGACGGGTGTCTCGCTCGCGGACGTGTCCTGGCCGCGGAGCAGGTGCCGGTGGGCGGCGCCGCCGTCACGCTGCTCTCGCCCGGCGGTCGCCAAGTGGCCCGCACGAACGCCGGGGCCGACGGCACCTACGCCGTGCCGGTGCCGGGGGAGGGCACCTATGTGCTCATCGTCTCCGCCGACGGCCATCAGCCGCAGGCGGTCACCGTCGTCGTCGGCGCCGAACCGGTGACGTACGACGTGCTCCTGAGCGGCATCACCGGGCTGGCCGGTGTGGTGCGGTCCTCGAACGGCGGGCCGGTCGACGGGGCGACGGTCGTCGTCACCGATGTCCGTGGGGACGTGCAGGTCACCGTGCGCACCGACGGCGCGGGGGAGTTCTCCTTCGCCGAACTGGTCCCCGGGCCGGTGACGCTCGTGGTCAGCTCGCCCAAGCACCGGCCGCTGGCCCTGCCCGTCGAGATCGGCGCGACCGGGATCACCCGGGTCGATCTCGAACTGCGGCCGGGTGTCCAGGTGCGGGGCACGGTCCGGGGCGCGGGCGTGCCGCTGGGCGAGGCGCGCGTGACGCTCACGGACGCGGTCGGCAACGTTGTCGCCACCGCCACGACCGGGCCCGACGGGACGTACGCCTTCGCGGACCTCGACGAGGGGCGGTACACGGTCGTCGCCACCGGCTACCCGCCCCGCGCGACGGTGCTCGACCTCGGCGGTCGGGGCGCGGGCGCAGGCACGGGCGGGGCTGTGGACGCCCCTGACATCGACCTCGCCCACGACACCGAGTAG
- the htpG gene encoding molecular chaperone HtpG, with amino-acid sequence MPTETFEFQVEARQLLQLMIHSVYSNKDVFLRELVSNASDALDKLRLAALKDDLPGADVSDLHIEIETDDEARTLTVRDNGIGMSYDEVGRLIGTIANSGTAQFAKELREAQDEGGAEGLIGQFGVGFYSGFMVADEMTLVTRHAGEGHGTRWSSRGEGTYTLETVEDAPQGTSVTLHLKPADSDDQLHDYTSAWTIKDIVKRYSDFITWPIRLLPKKTADGTEGADEAEPETLNSMKALWARSREEVSDDEYHELYKHISHDWREPLETIRLQAEGTFEYQALLFVPSHAPHDLYTQGYKRGVQLYVKRVFIMDDCEALLPPYLRFVKGVVDAADLSLNVSREILQQDRHIRMMQRRLTKKILSTVKDMMTSAPDRYATFWREFGSVLKEGLLSDTDNRDALLAVASFASTHADGEPTTLAGYVERMKDGQEDIYYLTGETRESIENSPHMEAFRAKGIEVLLLTDPVDEVWVDVVGEFDGKRLRSVAKGEVDLGTEDDTRADEEREKQGEEYAALLGWMKEQLGADIKEVRLSSRLTVSPACIVSDADDLTPALENMYRAMGQEVPAAQRILELNPGHLLVKGLNQAYREREDRTGLAETAELLHGLAVLAEGGRPKEPGRFVKLVADHLERSL; translated from the coding sequence ATGCCGACTGAAACGTTTGAGTTCCAGGTAGAGGCCCGTCAACTCCTCCAGTTGATGATCCACTCGGTCTACTCGAACAAGGACGTCTTCCTGCGCGAGCTCGTCTCCAACGCGTCCGACGCGCTGGACAAGCTGCGCCTGGCCGCGCTGAAGGACGACCTCCCCGGCGCAGACGTCTCCGACCTGCACATCGAGATCGAGACCGACGACGAGGCCCGTACCCTCACCGTGCGGGACAACGGCATCGGGATGTCGTACGACGAGGTGGGCCGGCTGATCGGCACCATCGCCAACTCCGGCACCGCCCAGTTCGCCAAGGAACTGCGCGAGGCGCAGGACGAGGGCGGGGCCGAGGGGCTCATCGGCCAGTTCGGCGTCGGCTTCTACTCCGGCTTCATGGTCGCCGACGAGATGACCCTGGTGACCCGGCACGCCGGGGAGGGCCACGGCACCCGCTGGTCGTCGCGCGGGGAGGGCACGTACACGCTGGAGACGGTGGAGGACGCGCCGCAGGGCACCTCGGTCACCCTGCACCTCAAGCCGGCGGACTCCGACGACCAGCTCCACGACTACACCTCCGCCTGGACGATCAAGGACATCGTCAAGCGGTACTCCGACTTCATCACCTGGCCGATCCGGCTGCTGCCCAAGAAGACGGCGGACGGGACCGAAGGGGCCGACGAGGCCGAGCCCGAGACGCTGAACTCGATGAAGGCGCTGTGGGCCCGCTCGCGCGAGGAGGTGTCCGACGACGAGTACCACGAGCTGTACAAGCACATCAGCCACGACTGGCGCGAGCCGCTGGAGACGATCCGGCTCCAGGCGGAGGGCACCTTCGAGTACCAGGCGCTGCTGTTCGTGCCCTCGCACGCCCCGCACGACCTCTACACCCAGGGCTACAAGCGCGGTGTGCAGCTCTATGTGAAGCGCGTCTTCATCATGGACGACTGCGAGGCGCTGCTGCCGCCCTATCTGCGCTTCGTCAAGGGCGTGGTCGACGCGGCGGACCTCTCGCTGAACGTCTCCCGCGAGATCCTCCAGCAGGACCGTCACATCCGGATGATGCAGCGCCGGCTGACCAAGAAGATCCTGTCCACGGTCAAGGACATGATGACCTCGGCACCGGACCGGTACGCCACGTTCTGGCGGGAGTTCGGCTCCGTCCTGAAGGAGGGGCTGCTCTCCGACACGGACAACCGGGACGCCCTCCTCGCCGTCGCGTCGTTCGCCAGCACGCACGCCGACGGCGAGCCCACCACCCTGGCGGGCTATGTGGAGCGGATGAAGGACGGCCAGGAGGACATCTACTACCTGACCGGCGAGACCCGCGAGAGCATCGAGAACTCCCCGCACATGGAGGCGTTCCGCGCCAAGGGCATCGAGGTCCTGCTGCTCACCGACCCCGTCGACGAGGTGTGGGTCGACGTGGTGGGCGAGTTCGACGGCAAGCGCCTGCGTTCCGTCGCCAAGGGCGAGGTCGACCTCGGCACCGAGGACGACACCCGGGCCGACGAGGAGCGCGAGAAGCAGGGCGAGGAGTACGCCGCCCTGCTCGGCTGGATGAAGGAGCAACTCGGCGCGGACATCAAGGAGGTGCGCCTCTCCTCCCGCCTCACCGTCTCCCCGGCGTGCATCGTCTCGGACGCCGACGACCTCACCCCGGCGCTGGAGAACATGTACCGCGCGATGGGGCAGGAGGTGCCCGCCGCCCAGCGGATCCTGGAGCTGAACCCCGGGCATCTGCTGGTCAAGGGCCTGAACCAGGCGTACCGGGAGCGCGAGGACCGGACCGGACTCGCCGAGACCGCCGAGCTGTTGCACGGTCTTGCGGTGCTCGCCGAGGGCGGCCGGCCCAAGGAGCCCGGACGGTTCGTGAAGCTGGTCGCGGACCATCTGGAGCGCTCGCTCTGA
- a CDS encoding MFS transporter gives MTDLTRLRIALTAFFALDGFVFAGWVVRIPAIKEQTGASAGDLGLALLGVSAGAVVTMTLTGRLCRRYGSHPVTVACAVLLALSVTLPPLTHSVPALGAALFVFGSAYGGINVAFNSAAVDLVRALRRPIMPTFHAAFSLGGMIGAGLGALVAGSLSPTRHLLGLGVIALLVTALAGPTLLRQAPPRPPDDHAPESPGTRTPESLNPHTRRLVIVFGLIALCTAYGEGALADWGALHLQQDLGSSAGAAAIGYSCFALAMTIGRLTGTTLLERFGHTRTVVIGGSVAASGMLLGSLAPALWAALLGYLITGLGLANLFPVAVERAGTLAGPSGVAVASTLGYSGMLLGPPAIGFMAEWFSLSAALTSVAVLAGLAALIGLGTRRVN, from the coding sequence ATGACCGACCTCACCCGCCTCCGCATCGCCCTGACCGCCTTCTTCGCCCTGGACGGCTTCGTCTTCGCCGGCTGGGTGGTCCGCATCCCCGCGATCAAGGAGCAGACCGGCGCCTCGGCCGGCGACCTGGGTCTCGCGCTCCTCGGGGTGTCCGCGGGCGCGGTCGTCACGATGACGCTGACCGGCCGCCTCTGCCGCCGCTACGGCAGCCATCCGGTCACCGTGGCCTGCGCGGTCCTGCTCGCGCTGAGCGTCACCCTGCCTCCGCTGACCCACTCGGTACCCGCGCTCGGCGCCGCGCTGTTCGTCTTCGGCAGCGCCTACGGCGGGATCAACGTGGCGTTCAACAGCGCCGCCGTCGACCTGGTCCGCGCGCTGCGCAGACCGATCATGCCGACCTTCCACGCGGCGTTCAGCCTGGGCGGCATGATCGGCGCCGGGCTGGGCGCACTGGTCGCGGGTTCCCTGTCCCCCACGCGCCATCTGCTCGGGCTCGGCGTCATCGCCCTGCTGGTGACGGCCCTGGCGGGTCCCACCCTGCTGCGGCAGGCGCCGCCCCGGCCGCCGGACGACCACGCCCCGGAATCACCGGGCACCCGAACCCCGGAATCGCTGAACCCCCACACCCGCCGGCTCGTGATCGTCTTCGGCCTCATCGCCCTGTGCACGGCCTACGGCGAGGGCGCCCTCGCCGACTGGGGCGCGCTCCATCTCCAGCAGGACCTGGGGTCGTCGGCCGGTGCCGCGGCGATCGGTTACTCGTGTTTCGCGCTCGCCATGACCATCGGCCGCCTCACCGGCACGACGCTGCTGGAACGGTTCGGCCACACCCGTACGGTGGTGATCGGCGGCTCGGTCGCGGCGTCCGGGATGCTGCTCGGCTCCCTGGCTCCGGCGCTGTGGGCGGCGCTGCTGGGGTATCTGATCACCGGGCTCGGGCTGGCCAATCTCTTCCCGGTGGCCGTCGAACGCGCGGGCACCCTGGCCGGGCCCAGCGGCGTGGCCGTCGCGTCCACCCTGGGCTACAGCGGCATGCTGCTCGGGCCGCCGGCGATCGGTTTCATGGCCGAGTGGTTCTCCCTGTCCGCCGCCCTGACCAGCGTGGCCGTCCTGGCGGGCCTGGCGGCGCTCATCGGCCTCGGCACACGTCGCGTGAACTGA
- a CDS encoding MarR family winged helix-turn-helix transcriptional regulator: MTAKKSGAGQPVEADQGLVEQWRDMLALHARTHCELDRALGRHGLCASDFEVLDVLAESGVPGAVCSYRVQEIAERVHLSQSALSRLIARLEKDGLVERGMCAEDRRGVRVALTGKGRALHGDVLPVQRAVLTRMLAGPGVGAG; this comes from the coding sequence ATGACGGCGAAGAAGTCCGGGGCGGGGCAGCCCGTTGAGGCCGATCAGGGGCTCGTGGAGCAGTGGCGGGACATGCTCGCGCTGCATGCGCGCACCCACTGCGAACTCGACCGGGCTCTGGGGCGACACGGCCTGTGCGCCAGCGACTTCGAGGTCCTCGACGTGCTCGCGGAGAGCGGTGTGCCCGGCGCCGTGTGCAGCTACCGCGTCCAGGAGATCGCCGAGCGGGTCCACCTCAGCCAGAGCGCGCTGTCCCGGCTGATCGCCCGGCTGGAGAAGGACGGTCTCGTGGAGCGCGGGATGTGCGCCGAGGACCGCAGGGGCGTCCGGGTGGCGCTCACCGGGAAGGGGCGCGCGCTGCACGGCGACGTCCTGCCCGTGCAGCGCGCGGTGCTGACGCGCATGCTCGCCGGCCCGGGGGTCGGCGCCGGCTGA